In a genomic window of Streptomyces roseoviridis:
- a CDS encoding PucR family transcriptional regulator, with amino-acid sequence MPPTLASLVQHSALKLTVRAGEDRLDTPVRWAHVSELADPVPYMEGGELLLTTALTLDAEDPEAMRRYVRRLLGAGVVGLGFAVGVNYETIPAALLGAAREEHLPLLEVPRRTPFLAISKAVSAAIAADQYRAVTAGFEAQRELTRAALAEGPDAVVARLAAHVDGWAALYDTSGSVLAVSPEWAARRAARLTADVERLRERPAPASAVVGGTDDRVELQSLGTGRRVRGALAVGTGAPLGTAERYAVHSAVALLTLTTERSRSLQAAEQRLGAAVLRMLLAGQPDHARAVAGGLYGSLLDAPFRLLIAEPVPGGEAKEGGEAPLAVLAETLEAAAARAGESVLTVPEGPESAERLVVLAGDGGAVVAACAGYATREAEEAGLVVGLSAPTGLIAAAAAYKQAEQSLSVARRRGRALVEHEELAAGSVLPLLADDAVRAFADGLLRALYDHDATGRGDLVASLRAWLSRHGQWDAAAADLGVHRHTLRYRMRRVEEILGRSLDDPDVRMELWLALKTRGDGTPPRGAAGSE; translated from the coding sequence ATGCCGCCCACCCTCGCCTCGCTCGTCCAGCACTCGGCGCTCAAACTCACCGTCCGAGCCGGTGAGGACCGCCTCGACACCCCCGTGCGCTGGGCGCACGTCAGCGAGCTCGCCGACCCCGTCCCCTACATGGAGGGCGGCGAGCTGCTGCTCACCACCGCGCTCACCCTCGACGCCGAGGACCCCGAGGCGATGCGGCGCTATGTGCGGCGGCTGCTCGGCGCCGGTGTCGTCGGGCTCGGCTTCGCCGTCGGCGTCAACTACGAGACCATTCCGGCGGCGCTCCTGGGCGCGGCCCGCGAGGAGCACCTGCCGCTGCTCGAAGTGCCCCGGCGCACCCCGTTCCTCGCCATCAGCAAGGCCGTGTCCGCGGCCATCGCCGCCGACCAGTACCGGGCCGTGACCGCCGGTTTCGAGGCCCAGCGCGAACTGACCAGGGCCGCGCTCGCCGAGGGCCCCGACGCCGTCGTCGCCCGGCTCGCCGCGCACGTCGACGGCTGGGCCGCGCTCTACGACACCTCCGGCAGCGTCCTCGCCGTCTCGCCCGAGTGGGCGGCCCGCCGGGCCGCCCGGCTCACCGCCGACGTCGAACGGCTCCGGGAGCGGCCCGCGCCCGCCAGCGCCGTCGTCGGCGGCACCGACGACCGGGTGGAGTTGCAGTCCCTCGGCACCGGCCGGCGGGTGCGCGGCGCGCTCGCCGTCGGCACCGGGGCGCCGCTGGGCACGGCCGAGCGGTACGCCGTGCACTCCGCGGTCGCCCTGCTGACCCTCACGACGGAACGCTCCCGCTCCCTCCAGGCCGCCGAGCAGCGGCTCGGCGCGGCGGTGCTGCGGATGCTGCTCGCCGGGCAGCCCGACCACGCGCGCGCGGTGGCCGGCGGCCTGTACGGGAGCCTGCTCGACGCCCCGTTCCGGCTGCTCATCGCCGAGCCGGTGCCGGGCGGCGAGGCGAAGGAGGGCGGCGAGGCACCGCTCGCGGTGCTCGCCGAGACGCTGGAGGCGGCCGCCGCCCGGGCGGGCGAGTCGGTCCTGACGGTGCCGGAGGGCCCGGAGAGCGCGGAGCGGCTCGTCGTCCTGGCCGGGGACGGGGGAGCGGTGGTCGCGGCGTGCGCGGGGTACGCGACGCGGGAGGCGGAGGAGGCCGGTCTGGTCGTGGGGCTGTCCGCCCCGACCGGGCTGATCGCGGCGGCCGCCGCCTACAAGCAGGCCGAGCAGTCGCTGTCCGTGGCCCGCCGGCGCGGGCGGGCGCTCGTCGAGCACGAGGAGCTGGCGGCCGGCTCCGTGCTGCCGCTCCTGGCCGACGACGCCGTCCGGGCCTTCGCCGACGGCCTGCTGCGCGCCCTGTACGACCACGACGCCACCGGCCGCGGCGACCTGGTCGCCTCCCTGCGTGCCTGGCTCTCCCGGCACGGCCAGTGGGACGCGGCCGCGGCGGACCTGGGCGTCCACCGCCACACGCTGCGCTACCGGATGCGCCGGGTGGAGGAGATCCTGGGCCGCTCCCTCGACGATCCCGACGTCCGCATGGAGCTCTGGCTGGCCCTCAAGACGCGTGGCGACGGGACGCCTCCGCGCGGGGCGGCCGGCTCGGAGTAG
- a CDS encoding FAD-binding oxidoreductase, whose amino-acid sequence MAPVAMRLAAQSLSDAQPVPFWLEDPGKPGALPALTGTERCDLLVVGGGYSGLWTALLAKERDPSRDVVLIEGREVGWAASGRNGGFCAASLTHGFGNGLARWPGELATLERMGERNLDAIEETVARYGLDCDFERTGEIDVATEPYQVDELHAWYEEADRLGLADGLTLLDRDAVRAEVDSPTFQGGLWDRRGVAMLHPAKLAWGLKRACLDLGVRIFENTPALDLVSAGGPGGGMAVRTPYGRVAARRVALGTNVFPSLVKRVRHYVVPVYDYALMTEPLSPEQLASVGWKNRQGLGDSANQFHYFRITADHRVLWGGYDAVYRFGGKVAAEMDHRPETYLKLAQHFFTCFPQLEGLRFSHAWGGAIDTCSRFSAFFGTSHQGKVAYAAGYTGLGVGATRFGADVMLDLLAGERTERTELEMVRSKPLPFPPEPIAWAGIGLTKWSLARADENGGRRNLWLKAMDRLGLGFDS is encoded by the coding sequence ATGGCCCCAGTCGCCATGCGTCTCGCTGCACAATCTCTCTCCGACGCCCAGCCCGTCCCCTTCTGGCTGGAAGACCCCGGCAAGCCCGGAGCCCTGCCCGCCCTCACCGGCACCGAGCGGTGCGACCTGCTCGTGGTCGGCGGCGGTTACAGCGGACTGTGGACCGCGCTCCTCGCCAAGGAGCGCGACCCCTCCAGGGATGTCGTCCTGATCGAAGGCCGCGAGGTGGGCTGGGCCGCCTCGGGCCGCAACGGCGGCTTCTGCGCCGCCTCCCTCACCCACGGCTTCGGCAACGGCCTCGCCCGCTGGCCGGGTGAGCTCGCGACGCTGGAGCGGATGGGCGAGCGGAACCTCGACGCCATCGAGGAGACCGTCGCCCGCTACGGCCTGGACTGCGACTTCGAGCGCACCGGCGAGATCGACGTGGCGACCGAGCCCTACCAGGTCGACGAACTGCACGCCTGGTACGAGGAGGCCGACCGGCTGGGCCTGGCCGACGGACTGACCCTCCTGGACCGGGACGCGGTGCGCGCCGAGGTCGACTCGCCGACCTTCCAGGGCGGTCTGTGGGACCGCCGCGGCGTGGCCATGCTGCACCCGGCGAAGCTCGCCTGGGGGCTCAAGCGGGCCTGTCTGGACCTCGGGGTGCGGATCTTCGAGAACACCCCGGCGCTCGACCTGGTGTCGGCGGGCGGCCCCGGCGGCGGCATGGCCGTGCGCACCCCGTACGGCCGGGTCGCGGCCCGCCGGGTCGCCCTCGGCACCAACGTTTTCCCGTCGCTGGTCAAGCGGGTGCGGCACTACGTCGTCCCTGTCTACGACTACGCGCTGATGACCGAGCCGCTCTCGCCCGAGCAACTGGCGTCGGTGGGCTGGAAGAACCGGCAGGGACTCGGCGACTCCGCCAACCAGTTCCACTACTTCCGGATCACCGCCGACCACCGCGTCCTGTGGGGCGGTTACGACGCGGTCTACCGCTTCGGCGGCAAAGTGGCCGCCGAGATGGACCACCGCCCCGAGACCTACCTCAAGCTCGCCCAGCACTTCTTCACCTGCTTCCCGCAGCTGGAGGGCCTGCGCTTCAGCCACGCCTGGGGCGGCGCGATCGACACCTGCTCGCGCTTCTCGGCCTTCTTCGGCACCTCCCACCAGGGCAAGGTGGCGTACGCGGCCGGCTACACGGGCCTCGGCGTGGGCGCGACGCGCTTCGGCGCGGACGTGATGCTGGACCTGCTGGCGGGGGAGCGGACCGAACGGACGGAGCTGGAGATGGTCCGCTCCAAGCCGCTGCCGTTCCCGCCGGAGCCGATCGCCTGGGCGGGCATCGGGCTCACCAAGTGGTCGCTGGCCCGCGCCGACGAGAACGGCGGCCGGCGGAACCTGTGGCTGAAGGCGATGGACCGGCTCGGCCTCGGCTTCGACAGCTGA
- a CDS encoding ABC transporter permease has product MQWLRKNLVAIAGLLTLAYMVLPNVVVMAFSFNKPNGRFNYAWQQFSLDAWKDPCGVADLCASLTLSLQLAAWATAGAVVLGTMIAFALVRYRFRARGAINSLIFLPMAMPEVVMAASLLTLFLNMGAELGFWTVLIAHIMFCLSFVVTAVKARVMSMDPRLEEAARDLYAGPVQTFLRVTLPIAAPGIAAGALLAFALSFDDFIITNFNAGSTVTFPMFVWGSAQRGTPVQINVIGTAMFVLAVVIVVAGQIISNRRRKTATA; this is encoded by the coding sequence ATGCAGTGGCTTCGGAAGAACCTGGTGGCCATCGCGGGACTGCTCACGCTCGCGTACATGGTCCTGCCGAACGTCGTCGTCATGGCGTTCTCCTTCAACAAGCCCAACGGGCGCTTCAACTACGCCTGGCAGCAGTTCTCGCTGGACGCCTGGAAGGACCCCTGCGGCGTCGCCGACCTGTGCGCCTCGCTCACCCTCTCGCTCCAGCTCGCCGCGTGGGCCACGGCCGGCGCGGTCGTCCTCGGCACGATGATCGCCTTCGCGCTGGTCCGCTACCGCTTCCGGGCGCGCGGCGCGATCAACTCGCTGATCTTCCTGCCGATGGCCATGCCCGAGGTCGTCATGGCCGCCTCGCTGCTCACCCTGTTCCTCAACATGGGCGCCGAGCTGGGCTTCTGGACGGTCCTGATCGCCCACATCATGTTCTGCCTGTCGTTCGTCGTGACGGCGGTCAAGGCGCGCGTGATGTCCATGGACCCGCGCCTGGAGGAGGCGGCACGCGACCTGTACGCCGGTCCCGTGCAGACCTTCCTGCGGGTCACGCTGCCGATCGCCGCCCCCGGCATCGCCGCCGGCGCGCTGCTCGCCTTCGCGCTGTCGTTCGACGACTTCATCATCACCAACTTCAACGCGGGCTCCACCGTGACCTTCCCCATGTTCGTCTGGGGCTCGGCACAGCGCGGAACCCCCGTGCAGATCAACGTGATCGGCACCGCGATGTTCGTCCTCGCGGTGGTGATCGTCGTGGCCGGTCAGATCATCTCGAACCGGCGCAGGAAAACAGCAACAGCCTGA
- a CDS encoding ATP/GTP-binding protein gives MPAPPAVPPAAPPPPARAPGASLVAEWLDAPRPAAGPGIWRFRHEPPGPEGPERLAPVTIAGMLIPVAIGLLAWSAWRSDVFPYKPEFLWLLTPRDWWYPATTAPVDWHGQAARAMYDGVFLLVLVCAIGFLGSWRAIVRHYVSRFRPGGRAAVAAAMALGTLVLVWPEAFGLDWDPLPVVAPVLALVALLTGGFDVFTSPFVVYTLYTLITLLVLWPFARLGDWKGLLRARRARRARAAAAAAAQAAAAGQAPPPSQWPELREAGERQTADLLTAAVADGRMNDVDCARVRRAWQDAGHDAVRRAALVGQLLREGPGAGAHPSGDRDLPRRTATHDLLLGQVRVGRYAAADRTPRAYREAGLALDPGLLGTSLLAVGPSGSGKTRSLVAPVVESLTLQALAGGCSVVAVAAAGAPLGPDGAYDVVIRLGDPTSPYDLDLYAGAVDPDEAAAFLAEGLVGDMEGVETRRAATVLAQLIGPYRAAYGRFPTVPVLRELLEARPEALRALGGLLTEDTAGAMRRELDSRIRQVGTATDLGPVLADRLAALDRPVFADFFGGGGTDSRSFSLRAVTQHPVRVRIGLPDGAHEEAARLLNRLLLAQFQTVVRDRAPRGHFACLVLDDAAGALTTGTVRALQRLRPQNAGVVLALRTLAEVPAALHGPLLAVVGCRMAFAGIPNWDGRAFAEAWGTEWVQSTEVAHHTVFADQPMTRAFHALRKLMTGKAVTTEAVTVREVERERWSASDLAHAVPPGHAVLSLTHVRGEHTPPLLVDLRDTA, from the coding sequence GTGCCCGCGCCCCCGGCCGTCCCTCCGGCCGCGCCGCCCCCGCCCGCCCGGGCGCCCGGCGCGAGCCTCGTCGCCGAGTGGCTGGACGCCCCGCGTCCGGCGGCCGGGCCCGGGATCTGGCGGTTCCGGCACGAGCCGCCCGGCCCCGAGGGGCCCGAGCGGCTCGCCCCCGTCACCATCGCCGGCATGCTCATCCCGGTGGCGATCGGACTGCTCGCCTGGTCGGCCTGGCGGTCCGACGTCTTCCCCTACAAGCCCGAGTTCCTGTGGCTGCTCACCCCCAGGGACTGGTGGTACCCGGCCACCACCGCCCCCGTGGACTGGCACGGCCAGGCGGCCCGCGCCATGTACGACGGCGTGTTCCTCCTCGTCCTCGTCTGCGCCATCGGCTTCCTCGGTTCGTGGCGCGCGATCGTCCGGCACTACGTGAGCCGCTTCCGCCCCGGCGGCCGCGCCGCCGTCGCGGCCGCCATGGCCCTGGGCACCCTCGTCCTGGTGTGGCCGGAGGCGTTCGGCCTCGACTGGGACCCGCTGCCCGTCGTGGCGCCCGTGCTCGCGCTCGTCGCCCTGCTCACCGGCGGCTTCGACGTCTTCACGTCCCCCTTCGTCGTCTACACCCTCTACACCCTCATCACCCTCCTCGTCCTGTGGCCCTTCGCCCGGCTCGGCGACTGGAAGGGCCTCCTCCGCGCCCGCCGCGCCCGCCGCGCCCGCGCCGCCGCCGCTGCCGCCGCCCAGGCGGCGGCAGCCGGACAGGCCCCGCCCCCCTCCCAGTGGCCCGAGCTCCGCGAGGCCGGCGAACGGCAGACGGCGGACCTGCTCACCGCCGCCGTGGCCGACGGCCGCATGAACGACGTCGACTGCGCCCGGGTGCGCCGCGCCTGGCAGGACGCCGGCCACGACGCCGTACGCCGCGCCGCCCTCGTCGGGCAGCTGCTGCGGGAAGGGCCCGGCGCCGGCGCCCACCCGTCCGGCGACCGCGACCTGCCCCGGCGCACGGCCACCCACGACCTGCTCCTCGGCCAGGTCCGGGTCGGTCGCTACGCCGCCGCGGACCGCACGCCCCGCGCCTACCGCGAGGCCGGTCTCGCCCTCGACCCCGGCCTCCTCGGCACGTCCCTCCTCGCCGTCGGCCCCTCCGGCTCCGGCAAGACCCGCTCGCTCGTGGCCCCGGTCGTCGAGTCGCTCACCCTGCAGGCCCTCGCCGGCGGCTGCTCCGTCGTCGCGGTCGCCGCGGCCGGCGCCCCGCTCGGCCCCGACGGGGCCTACGACGTCGTGATCCGGCTCGGCGACCCCACCTCCCCGTACGACCTGGACCTCTACGCCGGCGCCGTCGACCCCGACGAGGCCGCCGCCTTCCTCGCCGAGGGGCTGGTCGGCGACATGGAGGGCGTCGAGACCCGCCGCGCCGCCACCGTGCTCGCCCAGCTCATCGGCCCCTACCGGGCCGCGTACGGCCGCTTCCCCACCGTCCCGGTGCTCCGCGAACTCCTGGAGGCCCGCCCCGAGGCGCTGCGGGCCCTGGGCGGTCTGCTGACCGAGGACACCGCCGGGGCCATGCGGCGGGAACTGGACTCCCGGATCCGCCAGGTCGGCACCGCCACGGACCTCGGCCCCGTCCTCGCCGACCGCCTCGCGGCCCTCGACCGCCCCGTCTTCGCCGACTTCTTCGGCGGCGGCGGTACGGACAGCCGCTCGTTCTCCCTCCGGGCCGTCACCCAGCACCCCGTGCGGGTGAGGATCGGCCTGCCCGACGGCGCCCACGAGGAGGCCGCCCGGCTGCTCAACCGGCTGTTGCTCGCCCAGTTCCAGACGGTCGTCCGGGACCGCGCGCCGCGCGGCCACTTCGCCTGCCTCGTCCTCGACGACGCGGCCGGCGCGCTCACCACCGGGACCGTGCGGGCCCTCCAGCGGCTGCGCCCCCAGAACGCCGGCGTCGTCCTCGCCCTGCGCACCCTCGCGGAGGTCCCCGCCGCCCTGCACGGACCGCTGCTCGCGGTGGTCGGCTGCCGGATGGCGTTCGCGGGCATTCCCAACTGGGACGGCCGGGCCTTCGCCGAGGCGTGGGGCACCGAGTGGGTGCAGAGCACCGAGGTCGCGCACCACACCGTGTTCGCCGACCAGCCGATGACCCGCGCCTTCCACGCCCTGCGCAAGCTGATGACGGGCAAGGCGGTGACGACGGAGGCCGTGACCGTCCGCGAGGTCGAACGGGAACGCTGGTCCGCCTCCGACCTCGCCCACGCCGTCCCGCCCGGCCACGCGGTCCTGTCCCTCACCCACGTACGGGGCGAACACACCCCGCCGCTCCTGGTCGACCTGCGAGACACGGCCTGA
- a CDS encoding phosphatase PAP2 family protein, with amino-acid sequence MRETPRAEPPQPRPHRAFAHTTGALGSGTPHRSDGRPPHTPRGARQPGHDDRPGTTPPVPGRSAALRALRVLVALLGLAFLAVCTWQVLVHGPLARLDERVSRALVDSVPRPLSELASDLGNLTVAVPVLACAMAYAVRRGRRAAAVFAGLAMALVPLLVVPLKLWTARPGPLEPWAHGYFPSGHTATALVAYVSAAFLVSRRLLPLAVLLTAVTATGLVLRGFHWPLDILASVALCLPLLYWPALAARYGRVAPPATPAPEKR; translated from the coding sequence ATGAGAGAAACACCCCGGGCGGAGCCTCCCCAGCCCCGCCCGCACCGTGCCTTCGCGCACACCACTGGAGCCCTGGGCTCCGGAACTCCTCACCGATCGGATGGCCGCCCGCCCCACACCCCCCGGGGCGCGCGGCAGCCCGGTCACGACGACCGCCCCGGAACCACCCCCCCTGTTCCGGGGCGGTCGGCTGCCCTCCGGGCCCTCCGGGTCCTCGTCGCCCTCCTCGGCCTCGCCTTCCTCGCCGTCTGCACCTGGCAGGTCCTGGTCCACGGCCCCCTCGCCCGCCTCGACGAGCGCGTGTCCCGCGCGCTGGTGGACTCCGTCCCGCGCCCGCTCTCCGAGCTCGCCTCCGACCTCGGCAACCTGACGGTGGCCGTACCGGTCCTGGCCTGCGCGATGGCGTACGCGGTCCGGCGGGGGCGCCGCGCGGCCGCCGTCTTCGCGGGCCTCGCCATGGCCCTCGTCCCGCTCCTGGTGGTGCCGCTGAAGCTCTGGACGGCCCGCCCCGGGCCCCTGGAGCCGTGGGCCCACGGCTACTTCCCCTCCGGCCACACGGCCACGGCGCTGGTCGCCTACGTCAGCGCGGCCTTCCTGGTCTCCCGCCGCCTGCTGCCCCTGGCCGTGCTCCTGACCGCGGTCACCGCCACGGGGCTGGTGCTGCGCGGCTTCCACTGGCCCCTGGACATCCTGGCCTCCGTCGCGCTGTGCCTGCCCCTGCTGTACTGGCCCGCCCTCGCCGCGCGGTACGGTCGCGTCGCCCCGCCCGCGACACCCGCACCGGAGAAGAGATGA
- a CDS encoding glycoside hydrolase family 18 protein produces MDRPRPLTLLLAGVLAAAGLTALTPTAQAADTEIARNGGFEAGLDGWSCTAGSGAVVTSPVHGGTKALRATPAGSDNARCSQTVSVKPDSTYALSGWVRGGYVHLGATGTGTTDVTTWTQSAPDWQRLATTFTTGPRTTSVTVFTHGWYGTGAYLADDLSLLGPGGDPVGTPATPTGLTAGSPAATSVTLTWPAVPGATSYRVHKDGLPLATVTTPAYTATGLSPATAYTFQVSAANSAGESAKSTPLTVTTASEGGGDPGGGLPAHALVGYLHASFANGSGYTRMADVPDSWDVINLAFGEPTTVTSGDIRFRLCPATECPNVEPAADFKAAIKAKQAAGKKVLISIGGQNGQVQLATTAARDTFVSSVSKIIDEYGLDGLDIDFEGHSLSLQTGDTDFRNPTSPVIVNLIAALKTLKARYGDDFVLTMAPETFFVQLGYQYYGSGPWGGQDPRAGAYLPVIHALRDDLTLLHVQDYNSGPIMGLDNQYHSMGGADFHIAMTDMLLTGFPVAGNTDRVFPALRPDQVAIGLPASPQAGNGHTPPAEVNKALDCLTKKANCGPYRTHGTWPGLRGLMTWSINWDRFHQQEFSRNFDAYAWS; encoded by the coding sequence GTGGACCGCCCCAGACCCCTCACCCTCCTGCTGGCCGGAGTGCTCGCCGCCGCGGGACTCACGGCGCTCACCCCCACCGCCCAGGCCGCCGACACCGAGATCGCCCGCAACGGCGGCTTCGAGGCCGGCCTGGACGGATGGAGCTGTACGGCGGGCAGCGGGGCCGTCGTCACCTCGCCCGTGCACGGCGGGACGAAGGCCCTGCGCGCCACCCCGGCCGGCAGCGACAACGCCCGCTGCTCCCAGACCGTCAGCGTGAAGCCCGACTCCACCTACGCGCTCAGCGGCTGGGTCCGCGGCGGCTACGTGCACCTGGGCGCCACCGGCACCGGCACCACCGACGTCACCACCTGGACCCAGTCCGCCCCCGACTGGCAGCGGCTCGCCACCACCTTCACCACCGGCCCCCGGACGACCTCCGTCACCGTCTTCACCCACGGCTGGTACGGCACCGGCGCCTACCTCGCCGACGACCTGTCCCTCCTCGGCCCCGGCGGCGACCCCGTCGGCACACCGGCGACCCCCACCGGCCTCACGGCCGGCTCCCCGGCCGCCACCTCGGTGACGCTGACCTGGCCCGCGGTCCCCGGCGCCACCTCGTACCGGGTCCACAAGGACGGCCTCCCCCTCGCGACCGTCACCACCCCCGCGTACACGGCCACCGGCCTGAGCCCCGCCACCGCGTACACCTTCCAGGTCTCCGCCGCCAACAGCGCCGGCGAATCGGCGAAGTCCACCCCCCTGACCGTGACCACCGCCTCCGAAGGCGGCGGCGACCCCGGCGGCGGTCTGCCCGCCCACGCCCTGGTCGGCTACCTCCACGCGAGCTTCGCCAACGGCTCCGGCTACACCCGCATGGCCGACGTCCCCGACTCCTGGGACGTCATCAACCTCGCCTTCGGCGAACCGACCACGGTGACCTCGGGCGACATCCGCTTCCGTCTGTGCCCGGCGACCGAATGCCCGAACGTCGAGCCGGCCGCCGACTTCAAGGCGGCCATCAAGGCCAAGCAGGCCGCCGGCAAGAAGGTCCTCATCTCCATCGGCGGCCAGAACGGCCAGGTCCAGCTGGCCACCACCGCCGCCCGCGACACCTTCGTCTCCTCCGTGTCGAAGATCATCGACGAGTACGGCCTCGACGGCCTCGACATCGACTTCGAGGGCCACTCGCTGTCGCTCCAGACCGGCGACACCGACTTCCGCAACCCGACGTCCCCGGTCATCGTGAACCTCATCGCGGCCCTGAAGACCCTGAAGGCCCGCTACGGCGACGACTTCGTGCTGACCATGGCGCCGGAGACCTTCTTCGTCCAGCTGGGCTACCAGTACTACGGATCCGGCCCCTGGGGCGGCCAGGACCCGCGCGCCGGCGCCTACCTGCCGGTCATCCACGCCCTGCGCGACGACCTCACCCTGCTCCACGTCCAGGACTACAACTCGGGCCCGATCATGGGCCTCGACAACCAGTACCACTCCATGGGCGGCGCCGACTTCCACATCGCCATGACCGACATGCTCCTCACCGGCTTCCCCGTCGCCGGCAACACCGACCGCGTCTTCCCGGCCCTGCGCCCCGACCAGGTCGCCATCGGCCTGCCCGCCTCCCCCCAGGCCGGCAACGGCCACACCCCGCCGGCCGAGGTGAACAAGGCCCTGGACTGCCTGACGAAGAAGGCGAACTGCGGCCCGTACCGGACCCACGGCACCTGGCCCGGCCTGCGCGGCCTGATGACCTGGTCGATCAACTGGGACCGCTTCCACCAGCAGGAGTTCAGCCGGAACTTCGACGCCTACGCCTGGAGCTGA
- the gabT gene encoding 4-aminobutyrate--2-oxoglutarate transaminase gives MNAVPQERRVVTAIPGPKSQELQARRLDAVAGGVGSVLPVFTKRAGGGIIEDVDGNLLIDFGSGIAVTSVGASAEAVVRRASAQLADFTHTCFMVTPYEGYVEVCEALAELTPGDHAKKSALFNSGAEAVENAVKIARSYTKRQAVVVFDHGYHGRTNLTMALTAKNMPYKHGFGPFAPEVYRVPVAYGYRWPTGPENCGPEAAAQAIDQITKQIGAENVAAIIIEPVLGEGGFIEPAKGFLPAIVKFANDNGIVFVADEIQSGFCRTGQWFACEDEGIVPDLITTAKGIAGGLPLAAVTGRAEIMDSVHGGGLGGTYGGNPVACAGALGAIETMKELDLNGKAKRIEEVMKGRLSAMQEKYEIIGDIRGRGAMVAIELVKDPATKEPNPEAAGALAKACHAEGVLVLTCGTYGNVLRFLPPLVIGEDLLNEGLDVIESALARI, from the coding sequence ATGAACGCTGTCCCGCAGGAGCGGCGCGTCGTCACCGCCATCCCCGGCCCGAAGTCGCAGGAGCTTCAGGCCCGCCGTCTCGACGCGGTCGCCGGTGGCGTGGGCTCGGTGCTGCCCGTGTTCACCAAGCGGGCCGGTGGCGGCATCATCGAGGACGTCGACGGCAACCTGCTGATCGACTTCGGTTCCGGCATCGCCGTGACCTCGGTCGGCGCCTCCGCCGAGGCCGTGGTCCGCCGCGCCTCCGCCCAGCTCGCGGACTTCACCCACACCTGTTTCATGGTCACGCCGTACGAGGGCTACGTCGAGGTCTGCGAGGCCCTCGCCGAGCTGACCCCGGGCGACCACGCCAAGAAGTCCGCGCTGTTCAACTCGGGCGCCGAGGCCGTCGAGAACGCGGTCAAGATCGCCCGTTCGTACACCAAGCGCCAGGCCGTCGTCGTCTTCGACCACGGCTACCACGGCCGCACCAACCTCACCATGGCGCTGACGGCGAAGAACATGCCGTACAAGCACGGCTTCGGCCCGTTCGCCCCCGAGGTCTACCGCGTGCCGGTCGCCTACGGCTACCGCTGGCCCACCGGCCCGGAGAACTGCGGCCCCGAGGCCGCCGCCCAGGCCATCGACCAGATCACCAAGCAGATCGGCGCCGAGAACGTCGCCGCGATCATCATCGAGCCGGTGCTCGGCGAGGGCGGCTTCATCGAGCCGGCCAAGGGCTTCCTGCCGGCGATCGTGAAGTTCGCCAACGACAACGGCATCGTCTTCGTCGCGGACGAGATCCAGTCCGGCTTCTGCCGCACCGGCCAGTGGTTCGCCTGTGAGGACGAGGGCATCGTCCCGGACCTGATCACGACCGCCAAGGGCATCGCCGGCGGTCTGCCGCTCGCCGCCGTCACCGGCCGCGCCGAGATCATGGACTCCGTCCACGGCGGCGGCCTCGGCGGCACCTACGGCGGCAACCCGGTCGCGTGCGCGGGTGCGCTGGGCGCCATCGAGACCATGAAGGAGCTCGACCTCAACGGCAAGGCCAAGCGCATCGAGGAGGTCATGAAGGGCCGCCTCTCCGCCATGCAGGAGAAGTACGAGATCATCGGCGACATCCGCGGCCGCGGCGCCATGGTCGCCATCGAGCTGGTGAAGGACCCGGCGACCAAGGAGCCGAACCCGGAGGCCGCGGGCGCGCTGGCCAAGGCCTGCCACGCCGAGGGCGTGCTCGTCCTCACCTGCGGCACCTACGGCAACGTGCTGCGCTTCCTCCCGCCGCTGGTCATCGGCGAGGACCTCCTGAACGAGGGCCTGGACGTCATCGAGTCGGCGCTGGCCCGTATCTGA